In Pseudomonadota bacterium, one DNA window encodes the following:
- a CDS encoding rhodanese-like domain-containing protein yields MQQRSAAAVARQLKSDEPVVILDVREPWELDLARLDQTIDMPMATIPDRVESLRDQLRGRELIVMCHGGVRSARVVHYLEQQGFSDVVNLEGGIQAWSEQVDSSIPTY; encoded by the coding sequence ATGCAGCAACGCTCAGCCGCCGCCGTTGCGCGGCAACTTAAATCCGATGAACCGGTCGTCATCTTAGATGTGCGTGAACCCTGGGAGCTCGATCTTGCGCGTCTCGATCAGACAATCGACATGCCCATGGCCACCATCCCCGACAGGGTCGAATCTTTGCGCGACCAATTGCGCGGTCGTGAACTCATAGTGATGTGCCACGGCGGTGTGCGCAGCGCCCGGGTTGTTCACTACCTTGAACAACAAGGCTTTAGCGACGTCGTTAACCTCGAAGGCGGCATTCAAGCCTGGTCTGAGCAGGTTGACTCATCCATACCAACATACTGA
- a CDS encoding protein-L-isoaspartate O-methyltransferase, translated as MNVEFSLNQMVKQQIRAWDVLDPRVLRAMTEIPRNRFVPLAYQSVAFAEHRIPLGHNRDMLSPSVAGRILQSLDVQPTDTVLEIGTGSGYLTACLAHLAKRVVSLDTLGDFIAQASQRCEDLALKNVSFEQRSNFAPDGERRYDVVVFTGSLPELDPGYLDLLNPGGRLFVVVGDAPVMTAQLATRVDASQTLTRNLFETTLPRLAGLHEPDEFDF; from the coding sequence ATGAATGTCGAGTTTTCATTGAATCAAATGGTCAAGCAGCAAATTCGCGCCTGGGACGTCCTCGATCCACGCGTACTGCGTGCAATGACCGAGATTCCCCGCAATCGCTTCGTGCCGTTGGCGTACCAGTCAGTGGCGTTTGCCGAGCATCGCATCCCTCTGGGCCACAATCGAGACATGCTGTCTCCGTCAGTCGCGGGCCGCATTCTCCAGAGTCTGGACGTGCAGCCGACCGACACAGTCCTTGAAATTGGCACCGGCAGTGGCTACCTCACCGCCTGCTTGGCGCACCTGGCAAAACGGGTGGTTAGCCTCGATACGCTGGGCGACTTTATTGCTCAAGCCTCGCAGCGCTGCGAGGATCTGGCGCTCAAGAATGTGTCCTTTGAACAGCGCAGCAATTTTGCCCCCGATGGCGAGCGCCGCTACGACGTGGTGGTTTTTACCGGCTCATTGCCCGAACTCGATCCGGGCTATCTGGACCTACTCAATCCCGGTGGACGTCTGTTTGTAGTGGTGGGTGATGCGCCTGTCATGACCGCGCAGCTCGCTACCCGAGTCGATGCCAGTCAAACGCTCACACGCAATCTGTTTGAAACCACTTTGCCCCGCCTCGCGGGCCTTCATGAACCCGACGAATTCGACTTTTAA